Below is a genomic region from Triticum dicoccoides isolate Atlit2015 ecotype Zavitan chromosome 5A, WEW_v2.0, whole genome shotgun sequence.
ACACCAAATGATCATTTGACGACATGTCGCACAAATGAATGGCAATGGTTGAATGTCTCATGTCTCCCCATCGTTGGGTGTTGTTGGAACTCCGGTACATGGTATCATTGCCatttgttttctttcttcttttatttttccttgttcgcttctttaaaaaaatcatttttctCTTCTTCCTTATTCGATAATTTCGTTCAATTCATGAACTATTTTTTAAAAGTTGATGaacctttttctttttttggtgaacttttttaaaatcgatgaacttttttcattttcTGATGTTTTTTTAAATTAATGATTTTTAAATTTGAtgaatgttttcaaatttgttgaGTTTTTTGAAAAATCAAATAATTTCCTAAAAATTAgatgaactttttttccaaatttgtgaactattttcgtattttaaaaaattgatgaacttttttcaattccacaaaaaaaattcagaactctttgaacaatttttattTTAAGAATCAGGCCGCAGTTTTTTCAGTAATCAAGCAATTGAACCTTCTTTTCAGACAGATCAAAAAATATCTAAAGACTATACCATGTGGTAGTGTTTTCTTGTTTTTAAGCATATGTCTCACTTCCAAGGTCTTTCCCCAGATTACTTGTAAGCATGAGCTATTTAAAAATAAATTTACAACAATTGTTTTCATCCAAACAGTCCAATCGCTAAAGGAGTTTAACGAAACGAAACAGCACAGTCGCTAAAAAATCCCATCGAAACAGTCAAGTCGCTAAACAAGAATAAACAGTCAACGAAACGGAGGGAAACAGCCGACGAAACGAAGCAGTTGGGCTAATGGGCTTCGCGAATAAAGCCCACTTGATCCTCTATCGAGCCCAGATCAAAGATTCAGTGCTGAAGGAGCCGAATAGGGCCTCTCCCGTGTCCGTCTCCACTGAAGCGGTAGCGGGGAGCGCAGAGGAGACACCGTTGCGATGTTGGCTGTCCggtgcggcggcggctgcggcggcgccggCGCCTACCCGACGGCTCAGAGGACAACGGCTGCTCGGAGCGGAGCCTTCAGCGGCCGCAGCGCCCTTCTTGCTGCGGGAACTGGGGCCAGGGAGCTGAGCCTTAGGGTTTCCCTCTCGCCCAACTCCCAACCCCACCGCGTCGGCGCTTCATGCCCGTGGCCAGTGGTAAGATCTTCTTCCGGGTTCCTAAACTCCATTGTTCATTCGGGTGCATAAGCTCTAAGGCACTGCCTCTACAGCGTTGCCCCCCCTGTCCTTCTCCTGACATGGAGGTGCCGCGCGTCAGTAAGAAGAAGACCAGGAGCGAGGAATGGGAGGTGTTGAAGACGGAGTTCGGACGCATGTTCCGCCCGCAGCTTCGCAACTTAGGGGAACTCTTTTCGCTCCGCCGTGTCTACGACATTGAGGATTATCAGCTGGGCACCCTCTTTGGTTCGTTTGATTTCAATTGCTCTGGTGTATGTTCATTGTTTTAACTTGCTGTCTGCCGAATCCATTGCATTGTAGTGATTATGTTTAAATGCAGGTGCATTTCTTGGATGTGTTGGCTGTTACCAACTGTGGAAGACGGCGCCTTCCATATTTGTTGATGCAGTGCTCGCATTCATCTTCTACAAGCTCAGTGTTTTGTCCTCAGAGTTACACAGAAGCCACAAGTCCAACAGCCTGATTACGCGGCTGAAATtcggtatttttttatttttaaaattggTTTTCAGTTATACTAGTTTGTAGCCATATTATTGGACATTCATTGGATCTCCTTCTCATTGTAGGCATCATACTTATCATGGTTTGGAAGGACATCAAGAAAAACTATGTCCTCCTGGATGTTATTAGGTCAGTATGTATTGTCTAACTATTAAATCATTTAGTAGTCAGGTACGACAGttttacactactggaatcagcttctttgccggaCGGCAAAGACATGGATCACGGACGGCAaacgtctttgccgtccgccagcagacggcaaactgtccgtctgaacacgtgccagcaaaggccttctttgccctCCGCTTCCTGGAATCGGACGGCAAAGGATTTTGCCATCCACCATCCGAGGCCAGCAGATGGCAACGACAACGGACGGCAGTGCGGTGGCGTGAgtgccgttagggggttaacggcgctctttgccgtctgccagcggacggcagacggcaaagagctcagcTAGGCAGTACTGgggagctgccacgtggccagctatgccgtctgcCAGTGGACGGCAAAGTGAtttgaatctttgccgtctgccagcggacggcaaagtgaccaaataggcagccaatGTTTCCCAGGTTttacaggtagctgccacgtgtcctctttgccgcCCGCTCACAGACCGCAAAAAGGCTACATACCCCCTGTTTTTATTTGAATCCATTTAATTTCACAGGAAttcacacacagatatacatacatatatatatatataattttttttcacaTGCACAGCAGACATATGATGTATCCAacacatagctccatccatgacaacatacatacATAATAAGAAACagagttccatccatacatattacagtaacatcacaatgttcatccaacacattgttccaCGCATGCATCCATATAACAAAGTTCCACATTTTTTATCGATACGaacgaaaaaaagaaaagggaaacaagcactccatccatgcaagcttccatatagtgaattaaatctgcaaaatgggaaacaagaaagttagaagaagaagactagaatcagaagaagaagaagaagaagaagaagaagaagaagaagaagaagaagaagtaagcatacttaggtaaaatggagctaacctagctaattgtgccatttttgagtgaactaagcatattatgccatttttgatataacttagagctaacttcattttggagaagaagaagaaaactagaagaagaagaagactagaagaacttcttcattttcttcttcttttcttcctcttcctggattttcttcatcttattatgtcatttatgGACTAAAtaagctaaattatgtcataaatggactaaataggctaaataagaagaaaaatgacaTTTTTGAGcttacctagctaattatgccatttttgacctaactaagcatattatgagaTATAACTTAGAGCTtacttcattttggagaagaagaagaagaaaagaagaagaaaagaagaagaagaagaagatcttcttcttcttcttcttcttcttattcttcttcttcttcttcttcttcttcttttcttcttcttttcttcttcttcttcttctagtcttcttcttcttcttcttcttcttcttcttcttctagttttcttcttcttcttttcttcctattccttcttttcttcctcttccttgattttcttcatcttattatgtcatttgtggactaaataggctaaattatgtcataaatggactaaataggctaaataagaagaaaaattccatttttgagcttacctagctaattatgccatttttgacctaactaagcatattatgccatttttgatataacttagagctaacttcattttggagaagaagaagaagaaaactataataataataataataataataataataataataataataataagactagaagaagaagaagatcttcctattccttgattttcttcatcttattatgtcatttgtggactaaataggctaaattatgtcataaatggactaaacacgctaaataagaagaaaaataccgttATGACGGAGGTGTAGGAATGGTCGGGGCTACGCCAGTGCCAGACGGAGatgaaggaccggtcggggttccgGCATTGGCAGAAGGagtggtcgatgcttgtcgggagccatgttgcaccaaagatcatttccaataatgtctcgttagcaAGTTCGCAAATtgaaatgtgaatagtagtaagcaacgaccattcaaatcaaactcaccgtgttcgccggagcaatctggggcatcggcggaggggcctggccgtttttctcgcacatggtctgcacatttggttctcacgagtcagtcatattggatagtaatgcgaacattacgtgcatgattgggcTAATATGCACGAGAAACATACCACGATGAGCTCGGATAGGGCCCGGTTAGCGacgtcgttccggttcctctcctcctccaacagcttagccgtcttctcctccatctccttttttgcctccctttttgcctcctccacaagctccttcgtcttcaatctctctttctcaacaATAGCCTGCAAcacaccactcctcgttagcaCTGTAATCATCGATGAACGCACACACAATATAATGGAGGAAAGGTGAGAGAGTCCGTATAACTAACCGCCATGGCGATCTCCGCGGGCCGTGTACGAGGCGTTATCTCAGGTTCAGAGCTACTCAGGCGCTTCTTGATTTGCGGGAGTCTtaggacaacgtatcagtccatcaccaatggcttgagagccatgggacttcctgccaccagatatcatcaccagctctgtatcaaaaggatcctggctcgggttaaagtcctcccctttcctcgccttcccctcgtctctgtacctcacaagcttgtggtgggaggtcttgttggtgaagctctctggatcaTCTAGGTCAAACTCCGTGAAtggcttggccttcttgtacggggccatatgggccatgccatagaggtcgaacagacctggcacaggcttcttgtggtagtgcgcctgagagagaggagcaaaatattagttaagggctcaagctagcatgaagaatgatattgctatgtaaataggtcattttggagctaagaaaggttattatgtcattttcgaggaaaataagccaaGTTTAGGTCATTTTTTaggtaaccaagattattatgtcattttgaccaaattatgctaattatgtcattattgagctatccaaggttattatgtcattttagagctaactatagcatattaagtcattttggaagggataaatgctagcatgaagaatgaattgcatgaatcatgtagcaaaccacatacccagttatccccgtactcaaacaggttggagctcccttgatggtgtggcacaccttccatttggtcgcGCTTATCTTTAGCCCTTTGGTGTTCGACtttccattggggagagcaccacgcatccaccaacgcctcccaacagtccatcttatccacacaccatctcgggggcacctaagtgagtcaagagaaatttcagcgctacgcctacgaatcaaatcaagaaaactaagttcaaggccttaagaataggtaattacctgcatgtacttctccttactcagaaactTGTCGCGACACTTCTGCTTGCCCCTCCTAATACccttcgaggcgtagtagtctcgaacggcctgcaacccgagcctcgtgccttaagttctgaagtaggcgcttgcactcgtttTCGACAACCATACACGCGGCCTCCTGCTCTCCCTCTGaaaccctgtagaaggtctgcaatcaaacaagacaacattgattagtacaatcactaggtagtgttgatttttaattccgtaaaggagaaattacccaagacCGAAggaacacaatgtcggccaccgtctcgcacaagacaccatcgaccctctcctccggcggggccggggcaaccGAGTACAGCTCCCAGGTCAGTGCTAGatgtggaacctgaccctcaccgggcaacgtgacccacccagggaagtgctgccggcaaagcacaccaaggacctggttgggcctacgGGAACCACTGGGGCATACccagcccctgcagtatgacaaggccaacacattagatattaatttgaaggaacatgaaggcaaaaggttaaaaaatagtaaatgcacttacttcaaccctttaggcgcaatcaaccacctctggtcgggggtcgtCGGCACGGGCGGGAGCTTTGTAGCGCCACacttgtagaccttcttgcccttctcaacTAGCTCGTCGTCGCTGTAGCTATCATCTgaaaaggtgtcctcgctaccatcctccgagccactagcctccggagtctcgtgggccgaagaccccgtgatcggagtcttctgggacgaagaccccatgaccggagtcttctgggacgaagaccccGTGACCGGAGTCTTCTAAGACAAAGACTCTGGGACCGGACTCACGTGGGGCAAAGGATCGGCGACCCGAGTCTGGTCGGGGGAAGGATCAgcgaccggaggctcatggaccggagtccgagacgggtccacgtcagacggagcactcctgtggtcgggtgaatcagctgagggtggcggcgaggaaggagtaacagccttcctacctctcccgctaccacgtccacctctagcaggcttcttcgtcctcccccgacctctcccagccGAAGAAGAAGCGCCTGCAACAGTTGTCTGCATACTGTCTAGCAACGCTCTCCGGAGGGGCTGGGCTAgaataatggaaccacccctcccagtagcgctcgcaggaggatcggggcgctctggacccttgcccaccatcctgtcaacacctgcaatgacaaaaagtaaacgaaattagtacaacataaaaaatttggatacctgacatgaacataataataatatatatatatatataatttaagtgtatcataaTCATGACCATAATAAAAatacacccgatcaacacaaatatatatggggttggggtgtggtgtcagggtcggggtgtcagggtgtcAGGGTCGGGGTCAGGGTGTGGTGTCAGGGGTCGGGGGTGAGGgtgggtgtggtgtcagggtgtcagGGGGTCGACCgcggtcggggtgtggtgtcagggtgtcggttGGTCGGGGGTCGGGGtctctcttttcttcttctccctccttctgttcctccctcctcctccttcttctaaactaaaactaaaactaatctaaaataaactaaactaaaactaaaactaatctaaaataaactaaactaaaactaaaactaatctaaaataaactaaactaaaactaaactaaaactaaactataACTATAACTATAACTAAAACAGAAACTAaactaaaagaaacaaaaagaaactaatTGTCAGATGCTTGGGAATTAGGAGCGTTGGGAGTTGATTGTAGGTTGTAGCTGTGCTCTACGGGAGGACGAGGCTTGAAGCCTCGTCGCCCCGTGGCAGGGAAGAGGAGAGGCGCACAAGGCGCAGGGTAAccaagttgtgtttttttcttgcttgaTTCGTTCCTCCACAGGGAGGCAATATAAATAGTCAAGTTACATGACGACTCCTAGTAGAAATAGAAACAGACTCCTACTTGTTTTAGGAACAGTAGGGAAAACCTTCTTTGGGACAAAAAACCCTTCCGTTTCCAAACCTGATACTAACTGATACTAATTTGGACACCCCCTGTTCGTTGGCCTCCTCTCTCTGGTTGTACGTCTCCTATACGTACGCCCCCACATGACATCTCCCCCTCCATTctgaaacagctcgtcctcgagctggaagCTTGGATAGCGTTCTTTGAAGGCTGGAACATCCTCCCATGAAGCATCAGACGCCGGTTGGCCCTCCCAATGGATGAGAACCTGTTGCATACCCCTAAATAGTCGTGCACGCAGCGCCTTGGAAGGTGTTGGCTGAACACGGCCTTGGAAGATGGCTGGCAGCACCGGTGGAGCATCTGGAGGAGGGCCTTGGTATTTCTTCAGAACACCCACATGGAAAACATCATGGATGCGGGCGCGGGGTGGAAGCTCCAAACGGTAGGCAACAGAATCAATTTTGGCGAGGACTTTGTAGGGACCAAAGTACTTAGGTGCGAGCTTTCCCTTGGCAGCAGATCCAAGGAACGCTGCTGGACGGCGCTGCAAACGCAACCAAGCCCATTCGCCGACCTCAAACGAAAGTTCTCGATGCTTGCCATTATAGTAATGCTTGTACTGTTGCACAACCTGAAGGAGACGGTCACGAACATCGATAAGGAACTGGCCGCGGTCTGCAATGTTGCGCTCGACAGCCTGATTACGCAGCTCACCCGGTGAGTATGCACGGAGGGAAGGCGGATCACGACCATACACCACACGAAATGGCGTATCCTTGAGAGCGGTGTGGTAAGatgtgttgtagcagtactccgcccatgGCAACCATTGAAGCCACTGTCGGGGCCGGTCACCAGTGAGGCAGCGTAAGTACATAGCAATTACCCGATTAACGACCTCCGATTGGCCATTAGATTGCGGGTGAAAAGCTGAGCTCATGTTTAGGCGAGAACCAGAAGCAGCAAAGAGAGCCTTCCAAAAGCCAGAGGTGAAAACAACATCTCGATCAGAAACGATGGAGGCTGGTACGCCATGCAGACGAACAATGTCAGCAAAGAAGGCTTTGGCCACCGTCTCACCTGTGTACGGATGCGCTAACGGAATGAAATGTGCATATTTGGAAAAATGATCCACAACGGTAAGAATGACACACTTGCCGCCCACTTTTGGTAATCCCTCAATGAAGTCCATGGCAATGTCCTCCCAAATCCGAGATGGTACTGTCAAGGGCTGAAGCAAGCCTGCTGGATGGAGCTGCTCGGTCTTGTTACGCTGACAAACTAGGCAGTTGCGGATGTAGTCTTGAATAGCTGTCCGGGCCTGTGGTAGATGGAAGTCACGACGAAGACGGTGTAGCGATTTCTGAATACCCTCATGGCCGGTATCATGGGATGCTGCGAGTATATCTGCCACAAGTGGTGAGGAAGGTGGCACATAGGCACGACGCTCAAAAGTGACAATGCCATCGATGAGTGCCCATGGGGGTCCCAGCTCGCCGTTCTCTAGTTGTTCGCGGAATGCCATGAGAGCTGGGTCAGTGTGTGTAGCCCGACGAAGTTCCTCAAATAGATCAAAGGAAGGACCGCTTATGGCGCACACACGGGCATCAGAAGTGTCGCGCCGCGACAGTGCGTCAGCCACAATATTCTGCCGGCCAGGCTTGTACTCCACTGTAAAATCAAAGCCCAGGAGCttgccaacccaatgatgttgtggGATAGTCGCGAGGCGCTGGTCTAGAAGGAACTTGAGGCTGtag
It encodes:
- the LOC119302109 gene encoding uncharacterized protein LOC119302109 — translated: SGSGERRGDTVAMLAVRCGGGCGGAGAYPTAQRTTAARSGAFSGRSALLAAGTGARELSLRVSLSPNSQPHRVGASCPWPVRCPPCPSPDMEVPRVSKKKTRSEEWEVLKTEFGRMFRPQLRNLGELFSLRRVYDIEDYQLGTLFGAFLGCVGCYQLWKTAPSIFVDAVLAFIFYKLSVLSSELHRSHKSNSLITRLKFGIILIMVWKDIKKNYVLLDVIRMPVLLLYICAFLFDVAGVKKYGREGLVYFVNLLKTRGGLQEIYRIMWLPGYVSPYDDSAN